A single Thermaerobacter sp. FW80 DNA region contains:
- a CDS encoding SDR family oxidoreductase: MPEEGLSGQVWVITGGAGAIAGRIARAFAAAGARLVLADLDRAREALAARARELGAMSFTADLTQFAEAEALVRWVRDDMGRVDGLIHTVGAYAGGRVHEVEPSQYDRLFDLNVRTLFYCVRAVLPVMLEQGEGFLAGFASGPAWRGMGPGAALYAAAKSAVATFLRSLDEELRNRRRPGSETPAGPTGGIRVVVVYPMGVVDTPANRRAMPDADRRGWIDPREIAAALLFAATRGTGARLMELPVYPGR; this comes from the coding sequence ATGCCTGAAGAAGGTCTCTCCGGCCAGGTGTGGGTCATCACCGGCGGTGCCGGGGCCATCGCAGGCCGCATCGCCCGCGCCTTCGCCGCCGCCGGGGCACGGCTGGTCCTGGCCGACCTGGACCGGGCCCGCGAGGCATTGGCCGCCCGGGCGCGGGAGCTGGGGGCCATGTCCTTCACAGCGGACCTGACGCAGTTCGCGGAGGCCGAGGCGCTGGTCCGGTGGGTCCGGGACGACATGGGGCGGGTCGACGGGCTGATCCACACCGTGGGCGCCTACGCCGGGGGTCGGGTGCACGAGGTGGAGCCCTCGCAGTACGACCGCCTCTTCGACCTCAACGTGCGGACCCTGTTCTACTGCGTGCGCGCGGTGCTGCCGGTGATGCTGGAGCAGGGGGAAGGATTCCTCGCCGGTTTCGCGTCGGGTCCCGCCTGGCGTGGGATGGGACCCGGTGCGGCCCTCTACGCGGCGGCCAAGAGCGCCGTGGCGACCTTCCTGCGCTCCCTGGACGAGGAGCTGCGGAACCGGCGGCGGCCGGGGTCGGAGACCCCGGCGGGGCCCACGGGCGGCATTCGCGTGGTCGTGGTCTACCCCATGGGCGTCGTAGACACACCGGCCAACCGACGGGCGATGCCCGACGCCGATCGAAGGGGCTGGATCGATCCCCGGGAGATCGCCGCCGCGCTGCTCTTCGCGGCCACCCGAGGGACCGGGGCGCGGTTGATGGAGCTCCCCGTGTACCCGGGGCGGTGA
- a CDS encoding DMT family transporter, protein MATPRALASTPTAPHATAGRSRRAMAGVLIGATLWGLSGTAAQRLMQGYGVTPQWLVTTRMLVAGLLLLLAGRWLGVRDRLAPWRDGRSRRQLIAFALGGLLGVQYSYMAAIALGNAATATFLQYLGPAFVTVYEVLRWRRRPRPHEVAALVLAMGGTLLLATGGSLHRLAVPAGAVAWGLVSALTLAFYTVAGASLLQRWPPAVSVGWAMVVGGAAMAVLAPPWSVGGRAVAWDAAAAGLWAFVVLGGTLVAFTLYLASLRHLRPSQTSLLACMEPLAAAASATLWLGVPFTGPMAAGGAAVMAAVLLLSRERAGTEPGERAGTQHELAAPTAAEPPR, encoded by the coding sequence ATGGCCACGCCCCGTGCCCTCGCGTCGACGCCCACCGCCCCCCACGCCACCGCAGGCCGGAGCCGCCGCGCCATGGCCGGCGTGCTCATCGGGGCCACCCTGTGGGGCCTCTCGGGCACCGCGGCCCAGCGGCTCATGCAGGGCTACGGCGTCACCCCGCAGTGGCTGGTCACCACCCGCATGCTGGTGGCCGGCCTCTTGCTCCTGCTGGCCGGCCGGTGGCTGGGTGTCCGCGACCGGCTCGCCCCCTGGCGCGACGGCCGTTCCCGCCGGCAACTCATCGCCTTCGCGCTGGGTGGCCTGCTGGGGGTGCAGTACAGCTACATGGCCGCCATCGCCCTGGGCAACGCGGCCACCGCCACGTTCCTCCAGTATCTGGGCCCCGCCTTCGTCACCGTCTACGAGGTCCTGCGGTGGCGACGCCGGCCGCGCCCGCATGAGGTGGCGGCCCTGGTCCTCGCCATGGGAGGCACGCTGCTGCTGGCGACGGGGGGATCCCTCCATCGCCTGGCGGTGCCGGCCGGCGCCGTGGCGTGGGGGCTGGTCTCGGCGCTGACCCTGGCCTTCTACACGGTGGCCGGCGCCAGCCTGCTCCAGCGGTGGCCGCCGGCCGTGAGCGTCGGATGGGCGATGGTCGTCGGGGGTGCGGCGATGGCGGTCCTGGCGCCGCCGTGGTCGGTGGGAGGGCGGGCCGTCGCGTGGGATGCGGCGGCCGCCGGACTCTGGGCGTTCGTGGTGCTGGGCGGGACGCTGGTGGCCTTCACCCTCTACCTGGCGAGCCTTCGCCACCTGCGGCCGTCCCAGACCAGCCTGCTGGCGTGCATGGAGCCGCTGGCGGCCGCGGCATCCGCCACCCTGTGGCTGGGCGTGCCCTTCACCGGCCCCATGGCTGCGGGGGGCGCGGCGGTGATGGCGGCGGTGCTCCTGCTTTCCCGGGAACGTGCCGGCACCGAACCCGGTGAACGTGCCGGCACCCAGCACGAGCTGGCTGCGCCCACGGCCGCCGAGCCGCCCCGGTGA
- a CDS encoding CBS domain-containing protein yields MEAVMAVNVAFFLLPKAEVVWLSPRNTLRQALERMEYHRYTAVPLVDEEGRYAGTLTEGDLLWFIKRTPGFTFDQAERILVRDVPRRLRNEAVSIRADVRDLVRLAAVQSFVPVVDDRGLFIGIVRRREIIEYCARLLFDAGPGAGHAEGPAPDGEGDPRPGGRSAGG; encoded by the coding sequence ATGGAGGCGGTGATGGCCGTGAACGTGGCCTTCTTCCTCCTGCCCAAGGCCGAGGTGGTGTGGCTGAGCCCGCGCAACACCCTGCGCCAGGCCCTGGAGCGCATGGAGTACCACCGCTACACCGCCGTCCCCCTGGTGGACGAGGAGGGGCGTTACGCAGGGACCCTCACCGAGGGCGACCTCCTATGGTTCATCAAGCGCACGCCGGGCTTCACCTTCGACCAGGCGGAGCGCATCCTCGTGCGGGACGTGCCGCGACGGCTGCGCAACGAGGCGGTCTCCATCCGCGCCGACGTCCGCGACCTGGTACGCCTGGCCGCCGTGCAGAGCTTCGTCCCGGTGGTGGACGATCGTGGCCTGTTCATCGGCATCGTGCGGCGGCGGGAGATCATCGAATACTGCGCCCGGTTGCTGTTCGACGCCGGCCCCGGCGCCGGCCACGCCGAGGGGCCGGCGCCGGACGGGGAGGGCGATCCCCGCCCCGGTGGCCGGTCGGCAGGAGGCTGA
- a CDS encoding DUF2600 family protein — protein sequence MGDVRVLAAEAALLVTYVRRVLPLVDEALDRWQRRAAAIPDPELRRQALASIRTKRFHCEGGAVFAAAVPPARRRALVEAVVALQTISDYLDNLCDRSESLDPADYRQLHRAMLDAVTPAGTAAGAPPSAAGASATTAMRAMAPEGDGCRDAAAARPSGLRATAPASRCRRAPPVPPLARRPDAPSRPGPGPSPVAPVAPVAPASPPAPPGAANGYYRLHPHGDDGGYLEALVATCRAALATFPGYGAVAGAVRRLVSLYNDLQVNKHGDPRGRQARMAAWYRRAAGRWHGRLAWWEFAAACGSTLGVFALFREALLEPDPPAPRIRRLLDAYFPWIGGLHILLDYLIDQAEDRAGGDLNLVEPYGDAGRAGQGLSVFVREAARRAARLRDAPLHRLVVDGLLGLYLSDPKVAQQRLEPVVRHLLASGGAGARLCFAASRFVRRWRRPGG from the coding sequence TTGGGCGACGTCCGGGTCCTGGCCGCCGAGGCCGCGCTGCTCGTGACCTACGTGCGCCGCGTGCTGCCGCTGGTGGACGAAGCCCTGGACCGGTGGCAACGGCGGGCCGCCGCGATCCCCGACCCCGAACTGCGACGGCAGGCCCTGGCCAGCATCCGCACCAAACGCTTCCACTGCGAGGGCGGCGCCGTGTTCGCGGCGGCGGTCCCGCCGGCGCGGCGGCGCGCGCTGGTGGAGGCGGTGGTGGCCCTGCAGACCATCAGCGACTACCTGGACAACCTGTGCGATCGCAGCGAGAGCCTGGATCCGGCCGACTACCGCCAACTGCACCGGGCCATGCTGGACGCCGTGACCCCGGCCGGGACCGCAGCGGGAGCGCCCCCCTCGGCCGCCGGTGCCTCCGCCACGACCGCCATGCGCGCCATGGCACCGGAGGGCGACGGCTGCCGGGATGCCGCGGCGGCCAGGCCGTCCGGGTTGCGCGCCACCGCGCCCGCCTCCCGATGCCGTCGCGCCCCGCCGGTCCCGCCGCTCGCCCGTCGACCGGACGCCCCCAGCCGCCCGGGCCCCGGCCCGTCGCCGGTGGCGCCGGTGGCGCCGGTGGCGCCGGCGTCGCCGCCGGCGCCGCCTGGCGCGGCGAACGGGTACTACCGCCTCCACCCGCACGGGGACGACGGCGGTTACCTGGAGGCCCTGGTGGCGACCTGCCGCGCGGCGCTGGCCACCTTCCCCGGCTACGGCGCCGTGGCGGGTGCGGTGCGCCGGCTGGTCTCCCTGTACAACGACCTGCAGGTCAACAAGCACGGCGATCCCCGAGGACGGCAGGCGCGCATGGCGGCCTGGTACCGGCGGGCGGCCGGGCGGTGGCACGGGCGCCTGGCGTGGTGGGAGTTCGCCGCCGCCTGCGGCTCGACCCTCGGGGTCTTCGCCCTCTTCCGGGAGGCGCTCCTCGAGCCGGATCCCCCGGCGCCCCGGATCCGGCGCCTGCTCGACGCCTACTTCCCCTGGATCGGCGGGCTGCACATCCTGCTGGACTACCTGATCGACCAGGCGGAAGACCGGGCCGGCGGCGACCTCAACCTGGTGGAGCCGTACGGGGATGCCGGCCGCGCCGGCCAAGGGCTCTCCGTCTTCGTCCGCGAGGCCGCCCGACGCGCCGCCCGCCTGCGGGACGCGCCCCTGCACCGCTTGGTGGTCGACGGCCTCTTGGGGCTCTACCTCTCCGATCCCAAGGTGGCCCAACAGCGGCTGGAGCCGGTGGTGCGGCACCTGCTGGCCAGCGGGGGAGCTGGCGCGCGCCTGTGCTTCGCGGCGAGCCGGTTCGTCCGACGATGGCGACGCCCCGGCGGCTGA